One window of Bacillus sp. THAF10 genomic DNA carries:
- the treC gene encoding alpha,alpha-phosphotrehalase: MKNVKNEPWWKRSVVYQIYPKSFQDTTGNGVGDIQGIIQKLDYLKELGVDVIWLTPIYKSPQKDNGYDISDYFSIHDEYGNMNDFDQLLQEAHAREIKVIMDIVVNHTSTEHEWFQKSKEAKEENPYRDFYIWKDSKEEGTEPTNWESKFGGNAWEYDEKTGQWYLHLFDVTQADLNWENEKVRQEVYDMMTFWFEKGVDGFRLDVINLISKDQDFPDDDGSVPPGDGRKFYTDGPRVHEFMKEMNEKVFSKYDSMTVGEMSSTTIDHCIKYTRPDRHELSMTFNFHHLKVDYPNGEKWSVAPFDFQQLKDILSTWQVEMEKGGGWNALFWCNHDQPRVVSRYGDDKNYHRLSAKMLATSMHMMRGTPYIYQGEEFGMTNPGFVKISDYRDVESLNIYNLKREEGMTEEEILEILKHKSRDNSRTPVQWDSTKNAGFTTGTPWINVANNYKEVNAETALEDKDSVFYHYKNLITLRKEYDIITHGDFQILEGEHPEVFSYMRNSENEKLLVVSNYYGKDTEFTLPTDVDVDGYHSNILLSNYSDSSEEFSKILLRPYESIIYHLTK; encoded by the coding sequence ATGAAAAATGTAAAAAATGAACCTTGGTGGAAGAGGTCTGTCGTTTATCAAATTTATCCAAAAAGCTTTCAAGATACAACAGGAAATGGTGTAGGAGATATTCAAGGCATCATCCAAAAGCTCGACTATTTGAAAGAACTTGGGGTGGATGTCATTTGGCTTACTCCAATCTATAAGTCTCCACAAAAAGACAATGGTTATGACATTAGCGATTATTTTTCCATACATGATGAATATGGAAACATGAATGATTTTGATCAACTTTTACAAGAAGCTCACGCTAGAGAAATAAAAGTAATTATGGACATTGTCGTCAATCACACTTCCACAGAGCATGAATGGTTCCAAAAATCAAAGGAAGCGAAAGAAGAAAACCCATATAGAGATTTTTATATATGGAAGGATAGCAAGGAAGAAGGTACGGAGCCTACCAACTGGGAATCAAAATTCGGTGGGAATGCATGGGAGTATGATGAAAAAACAGGGCAATGGTATTTGCATTTGTTTGACGTCACTCAAGCTGATTTAAACTGGGAAAATGAAAAAGTACGTCAGGAAGTATATGACATGATGACATTCTGGTTTGAAAAAGGGGTAGATGGATTCCGATTAGATGTAATCAATCTTATTTCTAAAGACCAGGACTTTCCAGATGATGATGGTTCCGTTCCTCCAGGAGACGGTAGGAAATTTTATACCGACGGCCCGAGAGTTCATGAATTTATGAAGGAAATGAATGAAAAAGTTTTTAGTAAATATGACAGCATGACGGTAGGAGAGATGTCTTCTACTACGATAGATCATTGTATAAAATATACCCGCCCTGATCGTCATGAACTGAGTATGACCTTTAATTTTCATCACTTGAAAGTGGATTACCCAAATGGAGAAAAGTGGTCGGTGGCACCATTTGATTTTCAGCAATTAAAGGATATTCTCTCTACTTGGCAGGTTGAGATGGAAAAAGGAGGAGGATGGAATGCACTTTTTTGGTGCAACCATGACCAGCCTCGCGTAGTTTCCCGATATGGTGATGATAAAAATTATCACCGTTTATCTGCAAAAATGCTAGCAACAAGCATGCATATGATGAGGGGAACACCATACATTTATCAAGGTGAGGAGTTTGGGATGACCAACCCGGGCTTTGTGAAAATCAGTGATTATCGTGATGTGGAATCTTTAAATATCTATAACTTAAAGAGAGAAGAAGGCATGACGGAGGAAGAGATTCTAGAAATACTCAAACATAAATCTCGTGATAACTCTAGAACCCCTGTTCAATGGGACAGCACAAAAAATGCTGGTTTTACAACGGGAACTCCATGGATTAATGTAGCGAACAACTATAAAGAAGTAAATGCGGAGACAGCTCTTGAAGACAAAGACTCAGTTTTTTATCATTACAAAAACTTGATTACTCTTCGCAAAGAATATGACATCATCACTCACGGCGATTTTCAAATTTTAGAAGGAGAACATCCTGAAGTATTTTCCTATATGCGTAATAGCGAAAACGAGAAGCTGCTCGTTGTAAGTAACTATTATGGAAAGGATACAGAATTTACCTTGCCAACGGATGTGGACGTAGATGGCTATCATTCGAATATTTTACTTAGTAATTATTCCGATTCATCAGAAGAATTTTCAAAGATTCTTTTGCGTCCCTATGAATCCATTATTTATCACCTAACGAAATAA
- the treR gene encoding trehalose operon repressor, producing MKNNKYQIIYQELTEKMDSNVYSAGEKLPSEHELMEMYDTSRETVRKALNKLSQNGFIQKVRGKGSIVLERDKFDFPISGLVSFKELAEKMGKPWDTEVHELSEVKASPELLTKLGEENLWKVVRSRKVDGESIILDTDYFIKSQVNHLNHDRCKSSIYAYLEEELGLVIAFADKEVTVEEATVKDQELLDLHGLGHVVVVKSIVHLDDASPFQFTESRHRLDKFRFVDFARRMK from the coding sequence ATGAAAAATAATAAATATCAAATCATTTATCAAGAGCTTACAGAAAAAATGGACAGCAACGTATACAGTGCAGGTGAGAAACTTCCCTCTGAGCATGAACTAATGGAAATGTATGATACATCAAGAGAAACGGTACGCAAGGCGTTAAATAAGCTTTCACAAAATGGTTTTATCCAAAAAGTTCGCGGCAAAGGGTCTATTGTGTTAGAGCGGGATAAATTTGATTTTCCCATCTCTGGTCTTGTTAGCTTTAAAGAGCTAGCTGAAAAAATGGGTAAACCATGGGATACAGAAGTGCATGAACTGAGTGAGGTGAAGGCATCCCCAGAGCTTCTGACAAAGCTTGGGGAGGAAAACCTTTGGAAAGTGGTGCGTTCCCGTAAAGTAGATGGTGAAAGCATTATTTTAGATACGGACTATTTCATAAAAAGTCAGGTGAATCATTTAAATCATGACCGCTGTAAAAGCTCTATTTATGCTTATTTGGAAGAGGAACTGGGTCTGGTGATTGCTTTTGCTGATAAAGAAGTGACAGTAGAAGAGGCTACAGTAAAGGATCAGGAGCTTTTAGATCTTCATGGGTTAGGACATGTTGTGGTCGTAAAGAGCATTGTTCACCTTGACGATGCCAGCCCCTTTCAATTTACAGAATCCCGTCATCGCCTCGATAAGTTCCGTTTTGTAGATTTTGCAAGAAGAATGAAATGA
- the pepF gene encoding oligoendopeptidase F: MAQLLNKTVRRSEVPVEQTWNLEDLFSSSYEWESELIAVKEDLKLLKVFKGRVIENAATLLACMNKKDALTERLGKILAYASLKQSEDGTNPENQANSSRVGGVYSLFNKETSFIQSEILQLDEEKLKLFLADEPELQDFQKVILDVIVTKPHKLSPDAEEILSAFSEVHQAPYMIYQRSLISDLSFPSFQTDDGESHHLTFNTFPNYEGSPNTDLRRKAYKAYTEKLSQYKHTYAATYATEVKKQVIESRLRNFDTVTDMLLHSQQVTKEMYHNQLDIIQKELAPHMRKLAKLKQRVLGLDTMKYCDLKAPLDPEFNPSTTYEEASKIILKSLEVMGPEYIAIMEEGLNNRWVDMADNVGKGSGAFCSSPYGVHPYILMTWSDSMRNAYTLAHELGHAGHFRLAGRYQRISSTRPSRYFVEAPSTMNEMLLSQHLLSMPNDKRMRRWIILQSLGTYYHNFVTHILEAELQRRIYKLADEDTPITAKLLCEEKTSVLSDFWGDSVELDEGAGLTWMRQPHYYMGLYPYTYSAGLTASTAAAKQIQEEGEPAVQRWLEALKAGSTLQPLELMQLAGVDMSTPEPIKTAVAHVGSLIDELEELFH, translated from the coding sequence ATGGCTCAATTATTGAATAAAACGGTGAGAAGATCAGAAGTACCTGTGGAGCAGACTTGGAATCTGGAGGACCTTTTTTCATCAAGTTATGAATGGGAATCGGAACTAATAGCGGTAAAAGAAGACTTGAAATTATTAAAAGTGTTTAAAGGAAGGGTAATAGAAAATGCCGCTACTTTATTAGCTTGTATGAATAAAAAAGATGCCCTTACAGAGCGATTGGGGAAAATCTTAGCGTATGCATCTTTAAAGCAATCTGAGGATGGCACAAATCCTGAAAATCAAGCAAATTCCTCTAGAGTGGGAGGAGTTTATTCCTTATTTAACAAAGAAACCTCGTTTATTCAATCAGAGATTCTACAATTAGATGAGGAAAAATTAAAGTTATTCCTTGCCGATGAGCCAGAATTACAGGACTTTCAAAAAGTAATATTAGATGTTATCGTAACCAAACCACATAAGCTCAGCCCGGATGCAGAAGAGATCTTATCTGCTTTTTCTGAGGTTCATCAGGCACCTTATATGATTTATCAACGTAGTTTAATTTCAGATTTATCGTTTCCGTCTTTTCAAACAGATGACGGGGAGTCCCATCACTTAACATTTAATACCTTTCCAAATTACGAAGGATCACCAAATACAGATTTGCGAAGAAAAGCATATAAGGCCTATACAGAAAAACTATCACAATACAAGCATACATATGCTGCCACTTATGCAACCGAAGTGAAAAAACAAGTAATAGAATCAAGGCTCCGCAATTTTGATACCGTAACGGATATGCTACTTCATAGCCAACAGGTAACAAAGGAAATGTATCACAACCAATTGGATATTATCCAAAAAGAACTCGCTCCACATATGAGGAAGCTTGCAAAGCTTAAACAACGAGTTTTAGGATTAGATACAATGAAATATTGTGATTTAAAAGCTCCACTAGACCCAGAATTTAATCCTAGTACTACATATGAAGAAGCATCAAAAATAATTTTAAAATCCCTGGAAGTGATGGGACCAGAATATATCGCCATAATGGAAGAAGGGTTAAACAATCGTTGGGTAGATATGGCAGATAATGTTGGGAAGGGCTCTGGTGCATTCTGCTCAAGTCCTTATGGCGTTCATCCATATATTCTAATGACATGGAGCGATTCGATGAGAAACGCCTATACCTTAGCTCATGAACTTGGGCATGCGGGTCATTTTAGATTAGCGGGCCGCTATCAACGGATTTCTAGCACAAGACCATCCCGTTATTTTGTAGAGGCACCTTCTACGATGAATGAAATGCTGTTAAGTCAGCACCTACTTTCCATGCCAAATGATAAGAGAATGAGACGTTGGATTATTCTCCAGTCCTTAGGAACTTACTACCATAATTTTGTTACTCATATTTTAGAAGCGGAACTGCAAAGAAGAATTTATAAACTTGCTGATGAAGATACCCCTATCACTGCTAAATTGCTTTGTGAAGAAAAGACATCCGTTCTTAGCGATTTTTGGGGAGATAGTGTAGAACTTGATGAAGGAGCAGGACTAACTTGGATGAGACAGCCTCACTATTATATGGGGCTTTACCCGTACACCTACTCGGCTGGCTTAACCGCTTCAACTGCCGCAGCAAAACAAATTCAAGAAGAAGGAGAGCCGGCTGTTCAACGTTGGCTTGAAGCTCTTAAGGCAGGTAGTACCTTACAACCACTGGAATTGATGCAATTGGCTGGAGTAGATATGTCTACACCGGAGCCTATCAAAACTGCCGTAGCACATGTTGGTTCCCTAATTGATGAGTTAGAAGAGCTTTTTCATTAA
- a CDS encoding chemotaxis protein, with amino-acid sequence METKSSILLDSGTNEVEFLEFILENTSFGINVLKVREIIKPCHVTKLPHSHPNIEGMVELRGEVLPVIHLRRTLGMINDHTGKEDKFIVTEFNGMKVILRVDEVTQIHRLTWEDLEKPESLKHSLDEFVTGVIKVREAMTLLLDVEKILFDIYPGLGLMSQQNEKKVNLDRSAKSIMIAEDSPMLRKLLKETLVSAGYKNVQFFENGTDAWGFLLDAVKGKGEQIDLLITDIEMPQMDGHHLTKKIKEDHSLSIIPVIIFSSLITEHLKHKGESVGADAQISKPQLSMLIDTLDKLLFNQ; translated from the coding sequence ATGGAAACAAAGTCAAGCATACTATTAGATTCTGGAACAAATGAAGTAGAATTTCTTGAATTTATTCTTGAAAATACGAGCTTTGGTATAAATGTTTTAAAGGTAAGGGAAATTATTAAACCTTGTCATGTGACAAAACTCCCACACTCCCATCCTAATATAGAAGGCATGGTAGAATTAAGAGGAGAGGTACTCCCTGTTATTCATTTAAGAAGAACACTCGGTATGATAAATGATCATACTGGGAAAGAAGATAAATTTATAGTCACGGAGTTTAATGGAATGAAAGTCATTCTTCGTGTGGATGAAGTAACTCAAATTCACCGGCTCACATGGGAAGATTTAGAAAAGCCGGAATCATTAAAGCACTCTTTGGACGAATTTGTTACTGGTGTAATAAAGGTAAGAGAAGCCATGACACTATTATTGGATGTGGAAAAGATACTATTTGATATTTATCCAGGTCTTGGCTTAATGTCTCAACAAAATGAAAAGAAAGTTAACTTGGATAGAAGTGCTAAAAGCATTATGATAGCAGAAGATTCACCTATGCTAAGAAAGCTTTTGAAAGAAACCTTAGTATCGGCAGGATATAAAAATGTTCAATTCTTTGAGAATGGAACAGATGCCTGGGGCTTTTTGTTAGATGCTGTAAAAGGTAAAGGAGAACAAATAGATCTCCTAATCACAGATATTGAAATGCCCCAAATGGATGGCCATCATTTAACGAAAAAGATAAAAGAAGATCATTCACTTTCCATAATCCCTGTTATTATCTTTTCATCATTAATTACGGAGCATCTTAAGCATAAAGGAGAAAGTGTTGGTGCGGATGCACAGATAAGTAAACCACAATTATCCATGCTTATTGATACACTGGACAAACTTTTATTTAACCAATAA
- a CDS encoding YkyB family protein — translation MHNQSYYNQNNNKSSVKPSIENLSRAIFTVNRHAKTAPDPKYLYTLKRKALEKLIMEGKATKKGLHFSKNPKNSQQQSDVLIHAGEYFFHIPPTKEDFEKLEHLGELNDYYRNPKANMSLNIAKELLQRYTNFYPDNNQKHTTRKAYQKPVFKKLGESYL, via the coding sequence ATGCATAATCAAAGCTATTATAATCAAAATAATAACAAATCCTCCGTAAAACCTTCTATTGAAAACCTCTCACGTGCCATCTTTACCGTGAATCGTCATGCGAAAACTGCACCTGATCCAAAGTATCTTTATACATTAAAAAGAAAAGCTTTGGAAAAGTTAATCATGGAAGGGAAAGCTACTAAAAAAGGATTACATTTCTCCAAAAACCCTAAAAACAGTCAACAACAATCGGATGTGCTTATTCATGCAGGAGAATATTTCTTTCATATTCCTCCCACTAAGGAAGACTTTGAAAAGCTTGAACATCTGGGAGAGTTGAACGATTATTACCGTAATCCTAAGGCCAACATGTCGCTTAACATTGCCAAGGAGCTACTGCAGCGCTATACCAATTTTTATCCAGATAATAATCAAAAGCATACTACTCGAAAAGCATACCAAAAACCTGTCTTTAAAAAGCTCGGTGAAAGCTACCTATAA
- a CDS encoding HD-GYP domain-containing protein: MHISIYSQFIKRLIINYLIGSSIAVLGVGSVLIFTTLDLSEQETYMMATILIVSAAIMFICELSYFHHQLKPVKKIFSFATPSVEQYHAAFVHLQRFPLLTVKRILGPHLLGLSVPAVLLVLISIKFNFIELPYKYVIFACLGAVLIAGMHAFIEYFLTIKAIQPILISIQEKAQETFHSKITLNGDIIVSLRSKFLVGALFVGIFPVLLFSLATQVRFEVVLLSINFWSWAFFILLIATGFSIFGAFLLFRDIIKPINQLVTGMEKVKDNDLSTTNELYSDEFSKVIKGFNSMVTGLQERNEINRLLLESFYQTLSTTLDARDPYTAGHSLRVSQYSLEIGRRANLSDIELECLKNTALLHDIGKIGIRDSVLLKDGKLTDEEFEQIKKHPALGATILGQVQPKEAMSPLIPGVRSHHERYDGRGYPDRLSGEDIPVFGRIIAVADAFDAMTSDRPYRKGMNMDKALNILIDGKGTQWDPFFVDIFYSIMSEKSRKSKRVANE; this comes from the coding sequence TTGCACATTTCTATTTATTCTCAATTTATTAAGAGATTAATAATAAACTATCTAATCGGTTCGTCTATTGCTGTACTGGGTGTGGGAAGTGTATTAATTTTCACAACGCTTGATTTAAGTGAGCAAGAAACCTATATGATGGCTACCATATTAATCGTTTCTGCAGCAATCATGTTTATTTGTGAGCTCTCTTATTTTCACCATCAATTAAAACCAGTCAAGAAAATTTTTTCTTTTGCTACCCCATCAGTGGAGCAATATCATGCTGCATTTGTTCATTTACAACGCTTTCCTCTTTTGACGGTTAAACGTATTTTGGGCCCACATTTATTGGGACTCTCTGTTCCAGCAGTTTTGCTAGTATTGATTAGTATAAAGTTTAACTTCATCGAATTACCTTATAAGTATGTAATTTTCGCCTGCTTAGGGGCAGTCCTTATTGCGGGAATGCATGCGTTTATTGAATATTTTTTAACGATAAAAGCAATCCAACCAATTCTTATTAGTATTCAAGAAAAAGCCCAAGAAACTTTTCATTCGAAAATCACCCTAAATGGAGATATCATCGTTTCCCTGCGCTCAAAGTTTTTAGTAGGAGCCCTTTTTGTTGGTATCTTTCCAGTATTATTATTTAGCCTCGCGACACAGGTTCGCTTTGAAGTGGTATTATTAAGTATTAATTTTTGGAGCTGGGCATTTTTCATTCTTCTCATCGCTACAGGCTTCTCCATTTTTGGTGCCTTTTTATTGTTTAGAGACATCATCAAGCCTATCAATCAGTTAGTGACTGGGATGGAAAAAGTAAAAGACAACGACCTTTCTACCACAAACGAATTGTACTCAGATGAATTTTCAAAGGTAATAAAAGGGTTTAATTCTATGGTAACAGGCCTGCAAGAACGTAATGAGATAAACCGGCTATTACTGGAGAGCTTTTACCAGACGTTATCGACCACACTTGACGCTCGTGATCCCTACACTGCTGGGCACTCCTTGCGAGTTAGTCAATATTCATTGGAAATTGGAAGAAGAGCCAATCTGTCAGATATAGAGCTTGAATGTTTAAAAAACACTGCGCTTCTTCACGATATTGGGAAAATTGGAATAAGGGATTCTGTTTTATTAAAAGATGGCAAACTTACAGATGAAGAGTTTGAACAAATAAAAAAACACCCTGCACTTGGAGCTACCATTTTAGGGCAAGTTCAGCCTAAAGAAGCAATGTCTCCCCTAATACCAGGCGTACGTAGTCATCATGAGCGGTATGATGGAAGGGGTTATCCTGATCGATTATCCGGGGAAGACATCCCAGTTTTCGGCAGAATTATTGCCGTTGCCGATGCATTTGATGCCATGACTTCTGACCGCCCCTATCGGAAGGGAATGAATATGGATAAAGCGCTAAACATCCTAATAGATGGGAAAGGTACTCAGTGGGATCCTTTTTTTGTAGATATTTTTTATTCCATTATGTCTGAAAAGTCGAGAAAAAGTAAAAGAGTAGCCAATGAATAA
- a CDS encoding L,D-transpeptidase family protein produces MAVHIVKPGETLSSIALNYRRTLADLLSVNPLPNPNIIVPGQKIIIPNLPDANTIPYTIEVSISTRKLTLKKNGVVVKTYPIAVGRMLYETPVGDYVIVNRAPNPGGPFGAMWLSLSKLSYGIHGTNDPSSIGNAVSKGCIRMYNTDVLELASIVPNGTKVLIRP; encoded by the coding sequence TTGGCTGTTCATATCGTTAAGCCTGGAGAAACATTAAGCAGCATTGCCCTAAATTACAGACGAACATTAGCTGATTTACTAAGTGTCAATCCTCTACCAAACCCCAACATTATTGTTCCAGGCCAAAAAATCATCATACCGAACCTACCTGACGCAAACACCATTCCTTACACAATAGAAGTATCCATTTCCACTAGAAAATTGACCTTGAAGAAAAATGGAGTAGTTGTCAAAACCTATCCCATTGCAGTAGGAAGAATGCTTTATGAAACTCCTGTTGGAGACTATGTAATTGTCAACAGGGCCCCCAATCCCGGTGGTCCTTTTGGTGCGATGTGGCTTTCCCTTTCAAAACTTTCATACGGAATTCACGGCACAAATGATCCAAGCTCAATTGGGAATGCCGTATCTAAGGGGTGTATTCGCATGTACAATACGGATGTACTAGAGCTTGCATCTATTGTTCCAAACGGTACAAAAGTGTTGATTCGCCCCTAA
- a CDS encoding metallophosphoesterase, with protein sequence MSKITRRSFFKRIFTSLFLAFLAGGVGYYYARYIEPKQMNKLHHKIVHKKIPKSFSGIKIAQFSDTHIGHYFDRAELEKVVRLVNEEQPDIVFFTGDLMDNPLEYDRSYNLINILDKIQAPLGKFAIYGNHDHGGYGTETYEAIMDKSGFTVLKNTNTFIELIDKSRIYIAGVDDLMLGRPDFKETLKNIPDDAYTILLAHEPDAAKAISEEFKVDLQLSGHSHGGQVQIPFVGPLITPPLGSNYYEGFYYLNDMTLYVNKGLGTTRQPYRFLSPPEITFFTLKTEEDVEGETH encoded by the coding sequence ATGTCTAAAATTACAAGAAGAAGCTTTTTTAAGCGAATATTCACCTCTCTATTTTTAGCATTTCTTGCTGGCGGAGTGGGGTATTATTATGCTAGATATATAGAACCAAAGCAAATGAATAAATTACATCATAAAATTGTTCATAAAAAAATTCCAAAAAGTTTTTCTGGTATAAAAATAGCTCAATTTTCCGACACACATATTGGACACTATTTCGATCGTGCAGAGTTAGAAAAGGTAGTCAGATTAGTGAACGAGGAACAACCTGATATTGTATTTTTCACAGGAGACTTGATGGATAATCCTTTGGAATATGACCGTTCTTACAACCTCATAAATATTCTTGATAAAATCCAAGCACCACTTGGAAAGTTTGCCATATACGGCAACCATGATCACGGGGGTTACGGAACAGAAACCTATGAAGCAATTATGGACAAGTCTGGTTTCACAGTTCTAAAAAATACTAATACGTTTATTGAACTTATTGATAAAAGTAGAATTTATATTGCAGGTGTAGATGACTTAATGTTAGGCAGACCGGATTTCAAGGAAACATTAAAGAATATTCCAGATGATGCATACACCATCCTTTTAGCGCATGAACCAGATGCTGCTAAAGCCATTTCCGAGGAGTTCAAGGTAGATTTGCAGCTTTCAGGGCATTCCCATGGTGGACAGGTGCAAATTCCTTTTGTTGGGCCACTTATCACTCCACCACTTGGAAGTAATTATTATGAGGGTTTTTATTATTTAAACGATATGACGCTTTATGTGAACAAAGGGCTTGGTACCACAAGGCAGCCTTATCGATTTCTTTCTCCACCAGAAATTACGTTTTTCACGTTAAAAACCGAAGAAGATGTTGAAGGTGAAACCCACTAG
- the fadH gene encoding 2,4-dienoyl-CoA reductase, with protein sequence MVEKKVAIVTGGSSGMGMYMAMKYAKEGYNVVITGRDVERLEKAKEEMKELEGEVLTFQMDVREVSHVDKMVEIAHEKFGRIDVLINNAAGNFICPAEKLSVNGWKSVIDIVLNGTFYCSSAVGKYWMEQNIKGNIINMVATYAWNAGAGVVHSAAAKAGVLSLTRTLAVEWGTKYGIRVNAIAPGPIERTGGADKLMQSEEEARKVAQSVPLKRFGTPEEIAELAYFLSSEKAAYINGECVTMDGGQWLHPFPF encoded by the coding sequence ATGGTTGAGAAAAAAGTAGCGATTGTTACCGGTGGATCAAGTGGAATGGGAATGTATATGGCAATGAAATATGCTAAGGAAGGATATAACGTAGTCATCACTGGAAGAGATGTTGAAAGACTGGAAAAGGCGAAGGAAGAAATGAAGGAATTAGAAGGAGAAGTTTTAACATTCCAAATGGATGTAAGAGAAGTTTCACATGTGGACAAGATGGTAGAGATCGCTCATGAGAAATTTGGAAGAATCGATGTGTTGATTAATAATGCTGCTGGAAATTTCATTTGTCCTGCTGAAAAATTATCCGTGAATGGTTGGAAGTCTGTCATTGATATTGTTTTAAATGGGACATTCTATTGTAGTTCTGCAGTTGGAAAGTATTGGATGGAGCAAAACATTAAAGGCAATATCATTAACATGGTTGCAACCTATGCCTGGAATGCAGGAGCTGGAGTTGTTCATTCAGCTGCAGCAAAAGCTGGTGTGCTTTCCTTAACAAGAACCCTCGCAGTGGAGTGGGGAACAAAGTATGGAATTAGGGTAAATGCAATTGCGCCAGGACCAATTGAGAGGACAGGTGGCGCTGACAAACTAATGCAATCAGAGGAAGAAGCAAGAAAAGTAGCACAAAGTGTTCCATTGAAAAGGTTTGGAACTCCAGAAGAAATTGCTGAGTTAGCCTATTTCTTAAGCTCAGAAAAAGCTGCATACATAAACGGAGAATGTGTCACAATGGACGGTGGACAATGGCTTCACCCATTCCCATTTTAA
- a CDS encoding LysM peptidoglycan-binding domain-containing protein: MGIFYKHEWDEENHELTLYINSDEAFYEFAAEYAGENHIHPKRKTLLEAARYYAGKTLAKGTPINSYRIKFQQFLIAVLEEKNGSVREVLEGPTFGYIKIKEGDTLKDIAHNLDMDEMSLKSANSITSDTVFVGMELKVPCYHHIVVMSDSLYKIANKYDVSKEAIRILNKLHTDCLQIGQALIIPKRTK; this comes from the coding sequence ATGGGGATTTTTTATAAACATGAATGGGACGAAGAAAATCACGAGTTAACACTTTATATCAATTCAGACGAAGCTTTCTATGAGTTTGCTGCAGAGTATGCGGGAGAAAATCACATCCACCCTAAAAGGAAAACCCTTCTGGAAGCTGCTAGGTACTATGCTGGGAAGACTTTAGCTAAAGGAACACCAATCAACAGTTATCGGATCAAATTTCAACAATTTCTGATTGCTGTTTTGGAAGAGAAAAACGGCTCTGTAAGGGAGGTCTTGGAAGGACCTACTTTTGGCTACATTAAAATTAAGGAAGGCGATACGTTAAAAGACATTGCGCATAACCTTGATATGGATGAAATGTCATTAAAATCAGCTAATAGTATAACCTCAGATACCGTATTTGTTGGTATGGAATTAAAGGTGCCTTGTTACCATCATATCGTCGTTATGTCAGACAGCCTTTATAAAATTGCCAATAAATATGACGTATCGAAAGAAGCAATCAGGATTCTCAATAAACTTCATACGGATTGTCTACAAATCGGTCAAGCTTTAATCATTCCAAAACGTACAAAATAA